The DNA segment TGTGGGATTTGAGGTTAAACCATTCAGGTTAGGGTTGTCTGAGAGCTCTCTCTTTTTTGTCTGCCTATGCTTTTACcctgtattatgatttattttctgCTCTGTTACAGCGTTAAACATGAGTATGAAGGTCAGTGGAATGGGAATAAGACTCGCTTGAGCACCTGTGATCCTCATGCCAAGCGCTCCGTCCTGAACTCAGATTCCCCACAAGAGGTCTCAGCAAACAATGATATTATATTCACATATGATATTGAATTTGAGGTGAGATTTTGATCATTGCCTACATTTTGATCTAGAGAAACATGTCCTCTCTACTTGCATTTTTCAAGAGTATACAATGGAGCTGAAGAAACAATTTGTAGTGTTGAGCCTGGTGTACATTAGTTTTAATCtcatttctcatttttcttttgtGCAGGAGAGCACTGTGAAGTGGGCATCCCGATGGGATACCTATCTCCTGATGTCAGATGACCAAATCCACTGGTTTTCTATTGTCAATTCTTTGATGATCGTCCTCTTCCTTTCTGGCATGGTTGCCATGATTATGCTTCGGACACTTTACCGTGATATATCCAAGTACAACCAGCTGGAAACTGAAGAAGAAGCCCAAGAAGAGACAGGATGGAAGCTGGTCCATGGAGATGTTTTCAGGCCTCCATCTAACTCAGATTTGTTGTGTGTATATGTCGGGACGGGTATTCAGTTCTTCGGCATGTTACTGGTGACTATGATTTTTGCAGTCCTTGGCTTCCTATCTCCGTCAAACAGAGGAGGATTAATGACCGCGATGCTCCTACTTTGGGTCTTCATGGGTTTGTTTGCTGGTTATTCTTCTGCCCGTCTCTACAAGCTGTtcaaggggactgaatggaagaAAATTACACTGAAGACAGCATTCACATTCCCAGGAATTGTGTTTGCGATCTTCTTCGTCTTAAATGCTCTCATCTGGGGGGAGAAGTCATCTGGTGCAGTGCCATTCACCACAATGTTTGCCCTTGTATTGCTCTGGTTTGGTATTTCAGTGCCGCTCGTGTTTGTTGGCAGTTATCTGGGGTTCAAGAAACCTGCACCAGAGGATCCCGTTAAGACCAACAAGATCCCCAGGCAGATACCGGAGCAGGCTTGGTACATGAACCCAGTTTTCTCAATACTAATCGGAGGCATTCTTCCATTTGGAGCTGTTTTCATCGAGCTCTTCTTCATCCTTACTTCGATCTGGCTGCATCAGTTTTACTACATATTTGGGTTCCTCTTCCTCGTCTTCCTCATACTTATCGTCACATGTGCCGAGATCACAATCGTGCTCTGCTATTTCCAGCTCTGTGGCGAGGACTACTTGTGGTGGTGGAGGTCCTATTTGACATCAGGGTCTTCGGCGCTGTATCTCTTCCTTTATGCAACCTTTTACTTCTTCACCAAGTTGGAAATCACCAAGCTGGTATCAGGACTTCTGTACTTTGGCTACATGCTGATTGCCTCCTACGCCTTCTTCGTGCTGACCGGCACGATCGGGTTCTGTGCATGCTTCTGGTTTACAAGGTTGATCTACTCATCAGTGAAGGTTGATTGAGAGGTAAGTTAGGTCATATAAATTGTCAGATATGAAGCAGCCGCCTTGCGACCACCTAGCTTAATGGGTGTTACATCAACAAGATTCAAGAGCAGGGATTCATGTTAGTAGGATGAAGGATCCAGGCTGTTTTTTTTCCGCTGTCTTTTCATGTTTTCAGTGATCAAAGGAGgattccttttgtttttttttttcttcatgttctgcaatttttttgttatattggaacaatttcgTCAGTCAAGTAACCTATTTAATTATTTGGGGTTGGCATTGTGCACATTGTATCTGAGCCACAGCTGATGATGCAAGTTGTCATGTGGCCAAGATGGCTACATGGGGAGTATCTGGTGAACCCTCTGTATCTACCCTGGGCAGGCACCCTTGTTCTTGATCAAAGGCAAGTAATAAAACAATTgattatgatgattattattattatgctgCTAAGGATAAGTTGTGTAGATaagatttaattttaatttcttaaATAGATTTGATACACCACTATTATAATGTTTTAAAACATTAGTAAATAGATATAGTAGACCATCATCATTAATATTTTAGTTGTTATTTGATTATTAGTTATAGTTATTGCATTATAGCCTTACTTGTTTTCCTATAATGAAATTTCAATTAGAATGAAGGTCATATTAGTATTTACAAAATTAATTTGTTTAATGAAATTATCACTGAATAAACTAACATCCTCTGCCTCGGTCAACGACCAACCCAAATGATAAGAACTTGGTGTAAATCACACGAAATCCGTATCATATACCTCGAGAATACGTTATATAATCTACTAGATTTTTGAGGATATCTCCATGTCAACGATCCTTTTAAGAACACAGAGTCAAACTTTGGCCGGGGTATACTACTGTTGCCTTGTGAGTTAGGTTGACGAGCTCCAGTGAATCCATCCATCCACTGTCGGCCAATCAACTCTACCATAAATcccccttttctctctctctctctctctcactctcactctatatatatatatatatatctgtctcTCTCATTCCTTTCATCTTTGTtcctttatatgtatatatatatatatgacttccttatctctctctctctctctctccacagagTGTGCCCTGTAAACATCAAGCCAATTTGACTCCTCTTTTGAAACCCCAATCGACAACTGTAAACCACGTTCCTCTTCGCCTTTTTTCTCTGCAACATAATATTCATACCTACATTTCTtctctttgttgttgttattaccaccctccatctccaccaccgtcactcctctctctctctcttgctccgAGCGTTCTGCTGCTCGCACTTCTTCTTGTCCGAAGACCTGCAACTCCCATCCCGATGCCTTCCCGCCACCTCTCGTCTCCTTCGCCTCCACCCATCGCCGCCGCCCACCGCCATCGCATCCTCCTCCTCGCCGTCGCCGTGTCCGCCTCCTCCCTAATCCTCCtcgctctcttcctcctctttctcttctacCTCTACCTCCGCCGCTCCCCGACGCTCCCTTTCCTCtcctctgccgccgccgccgatAACCCCCTATGCCTACGCCGCTTCTCCTACCGCACCCTCCGCTCGGCCACTGCCTCCTTCGACCCGGCCCGCTCCCTCGGCCGGGGCGCCTCCGCCGCCGTCTTCCGTGGCCTCCTCCCCGACGGCAAGTCCGTAGCCGTCAAGCGCCTTCTCTCCTCCCCTTCCTCCCCCACCCGCGCCGCCTCCTCCGACCGCGAGTTCCACAACGAGCTACAAGTCCTCGCCGCCCTCCGCCCCTCCCCCTTCGTCGTCTCCCTCCTCGGCTACTGCCTTGAGGGCCGCCGACGACGCCTCCTggtctacgagtacatgcccaACGGGAGCCTACAGGAAGCCCTCTTCGGCTCCAGCTCCCCTCTCAGCTGGGACCGCCGCTTCTCCATCATCCTCGACGTCGCCCGAGCCCTCGCCTTTCTCCACCTCGAGTGCGATCCCCCGGTCGTCCACGGTGACATCAAGCCCAGCAATGTGCTCCTCGGCTTCGATTTCCAGGCGAAAATTTCCGATTTTGGCTTGTCTCGGGTGAAGACCGACGCCGATCTCGGCCCCGAGTTCTTCAGCCAGGATCTCGGCCCGAGCCAGGAGCTCTTCAAGAGCCAGGACCTCGTTCCAGAGAGCCCACAGGTAGACCTCCCCGTCCCCCTTCATGCCTCTTCATCCATTTCCTGCAAGAACTCCGACACCAGGCCGAATCCCGCCGGTAGTCACAGGGGGAAGGAGGCAACGGCACTCAGCTCCCCTGTCCAAGATGAGATTTTTAGCTTCGAGCATAGAACAGAGTCGGGTGCGACGCTGGATGATGGCAGAACAGAGTCGAATGGTCAATGGGGGAAGCACTGGTGGTGGAAGCAGGAAGGCAGCGGGGAATTGAGCAGCAAAGACTATGTCAGGGAGTGGATTGGGACCCAAATTTGCCCCTCAGGCAATCCCGATTGGGAAGACGAGAAGAGGATTTCTCCCGAGAAGTGTTTTGATTTCAGGAACTCAAGCCGGGTGGAGAATCTGGACGTCGGGGACGACACCCTCTTCGGCGACGCCCGTGATAAGAACACAGAGAAGAAACAGGGGAGGAAGAAAGGCATTCTCGCCAGTGACAGGAAGGACAGGAAGATGAGGGAGTGGTGGAAGGAGGAGTACTTCGCAGAAATCAGCAAGAAGAGTCATCACAAGAAAGAGAGGAAGTGGTTCCGAACAATTAGTAGCCGAGAGCATACCGGTAGCGCCGTCGACGACGATGCTCGACGCGGCCGAGATCTGAACGTGGACATAAGCTTCAGGAAGGgctggaagaagaagaggagccgaTCGGCTGGCAGCGACATGTTCAGCGGCGACATGTTCAGCAGGGAGCTCAGTAGCACGACGAGCATGAGAGGCACAGTGTGCTATGTTGCTCCCGAGTGCCATGGATGCGAGCAGTTGATGGAGAAGGCAGATATCTACAGCTTCGGGGTTCTGATCCTTGTCATCGTGTCGGGAAGAAGACCCCTGCATGTGCTGTCGTCGCCGGTGAGGTTGGAGAAGGCAAACCTTGTGAGCTGGTGCAGGCAGCTGGCTCAGATGGGGAATCTCCTGGAGCTGGTGGACGAAAGGTTGAAGAACTCATACAACAAGGAGCAGGCAGGCCTCTGCATCAACTTAGCTCTCTTGTGCTTGCAGAGGATCCCCGAGTTGAGGCCCGATAGCGGGGATGTCGTCAAGATCCTCAAGGGGGAAATGGAGCTTCCGGTAGTGCCATGTGAGTTCTCTCCATCTCCTAACGCTAGACACATGAGTAGGTCACGAAGAAAAGCTTCCATGGAAGTAGTGTAGATCATTTGCCACTGCAACATCGAAACACAGAAATAATAAAGATAACCctcgaaagaagaaaaaaaaaaaaatcgatcgAGGGTCAGTAATTTGAGCTTCTTGATGTTGTTTCATCCTGTTTGTTCCTTGTGTAAATATGATTTAACTTGCTATGGATTGAAGCTTCTTAtcatactactactactactactaccatCAAAAGAATGTTTTCTTAGAAACCAATACATGCTTATCAATGAGCTAAGGTTTATTGATTTGCTGGTAGAACAACTGCTGTCAATGTTCAGCTGTGGATTAGGATCTTGGAATCTTATAATGTTGTCAAGACAAGGCTAAAATACATGCAACACACAAGGTGATGTGATGTAGACTGCTGATCCTTTGTATACTCTATTATTTCAGAGATCAGGTCATTAACAACTTGGAGCTGGATGATTGACATCCAGAATCCATTGGTTGCTTAGACTATCAAGCATCAACCTGGACACACCTGAAGCAATCACATTATATGACCTTTGTTTATAAGCTTAATTAGCTGTTCATATAAGATAGGAACTCATAATAATTGGATGGTCCAAAGGTGTCACTTTGGCAGTTGTCACACACCAACTCTTCATAGCTTCTATGGTGTTTATAACTTCAGCCCAGTTAAGCTATCTTGTGCAGTGACCAACCCACTTGTGATCAATCACATGCATATGCTGTCTTATTTTAGGAATGGTGGCACCAACTTGAAACATTGTACCAGCAAAATGCAAGTTGTTCCCTTTTAAAAGGAGGTAGAATATGTACTAGTGGATTAGGCAAATCTCTGCAATGGATGTCTTTTAGACAATACAATTCCTTTTCTTTCATAGAATTGACTTGTTGCTTTTCCTTAAAGCCATTTGAATTAAGGGTCACTTTGTTCTATCTTTTTGTCTATGTTTCCACCTACTACCTCCAGTCATGTTCTATTTTTGTCACTCATACTAGTCAGGTTGTGTCCACACGGTTTAACTAGTGTTTTATGGTGGTGGACTGACCTTTTTATTCCCTACTGTTTATTTGGTAGCATGAAGGACTAGTATCATATGGATCATCAAACAGCACATAAGGGAAAGTGCTATCACCAACAATGACAAAAGAAGGGATCATGATGTTAACCACTTGGAAAAGAAGCAAGAGAAAAGTAGCATGCACTAGTAGCCTTTTTTTTCCCCAAAAGCTAAAAACTATATTACAAAAATCTAGTACAACCAAAACCTTGCTAGCAAAAAATAGATTTCAAGTCCCGAGATTAACTAATTCTCTAGGCCTGATCAACACCAAAATTAATTTTTAGCATGTATGGCCAATCTATGAACACTAGTAATTTGCTAAGCAAATAGGAAACTTTTACCATGCACTGGTAGCTTTTATCTCATCACTAAGCAAATGCTTGAATGAAACTTGTTTCTAGGCTTGGGAGgcttccttatttttcttctctttaccATTGATGGAAAAATACTTCAAAAGTACTGATACCCTCAAAATATGTTCTTAATTAACCATAGAAAACTATATTTTTGACAGTTGATTTCACAAGCTTGCTAGTAAACCAATCAAGGTGGGATTCTAATCTGGTGGTGTCCTTAATTTACTTATCTTAGATTGAGGATTTCTCAATTCGAATTATGTCTTCACCCCTTAGCCTTTGCATAAAAAAAATCAGAACAGAGATGCCTTTAGGCTTCGGCAACTTTTGGAGATTTTGTCACAAGAGCTTGTCCTGAGTTGGTGAATCCTTACTAACC comes from the Musa acuminata AAA Group cultivar baxijiao chromosome BXJ1-10, Cavendish_Baxijiao_AAA, whole genome shotgun sequence genome and includes:
- the LOC135595321 gene encoding putative receptor-like protein kinase At1g80870; its protein translation is MPSRHLSSPSPPPIAAAHRHRILLLAVAVSASSLILLALFLLFLFYLYLRRSPTLPFLSSAAAADNPLCLRRFSYRTLRSATASFDPARSLGRGASAAVFRGLLPDGKSVAVKRLLSSPSSPTRAASSDREFHNELQVLAALRPSPFVVSLLGYCLEGRRRRLLVYEYMPNGSLQEALFGSSSPLSWDRRFSIILDVARALAFLHLECDPPVVHGDIKPSNVLLGFDFQAKISDFGLSRVKTDADLGPEFFSQDLGPSQELFKSQDLVPESPQVDLPVPLHASSSISCKNSDTRPNPAGSHRGKEATALSSPVQDEIFSFEHRTESGATLDDGRTESNGQWGKHWWWKQEGSGELSSKDYVREWIGTQICPSGNPDWEDEKRISPEKCFDFRNSSRVENLDVGDDTLFGDARDKNTEKKQGRKKGILASDRKDRKMREWWKEEYFAEISKKSHHKKERKWFRTISSREHTGSAVDDDARRGRDLNVDISFRKGWKKKRSRSAGSDMFSGDMFSRELSSTTSMRGTVCYVAPECHGCEQLMEKADIYSFGVLILVIVSGRRPLHVLSSPVRLEKANLVSWCRQLAQMGNLLELVDERLKNSYNKEQAGLCINLALLCLQRIPELRPDSGDVVKILKGEMELPVVPCEFSPSPNARHMSRSRRKASMEVV
- the LOC104000142 gene encoding transmembrane 9 superfamily member 8; translation: MAVAPWIAVVLLLSVVVGSRGFYLPGVAPADFQKKDPLPVKVNKLTSTKTQLPYSFYSLPYCRPDTILDSAENLGEVLRGDRIENSPYVFEMREPQMCKIVCKVTLNDKDVKDLKEKIENEYRVNMILDNLPLVVPIRRLDQVAPMVYQLGFYVGAKGQPTGNKDVKYYIHNHLSFLVRYHKDTQMDLARIVGFEVKPFSVKHEYEGQWNGNKTRLSTCDPHAKRSVLNSDSPQEVSANNDIIFTYDIEFEESTVKWASRWDTYLLMSDDQIHWFSIVNSLMIVLFLSGMVAMIMLRTLYRDISKYNQLETEEEAQEETGWKLVHGDVFRPPSNSDLLCVYVGTGIQFFGMLLVTMIFAVLGFLSPSNRGGLMTAMLLLWVFMGLFAGYSSARLYKLFKGTEWKKITLKTAFTFPGIVFAIFFVLNALIWGEKSSGAVPFTTMFALVLLWFGISVPLVFVGSYLGFKKPAPEDPVKTNKIPRQIPEQAWYMNPVFSILIGGILPFGAVFIELFFILTSIWLHQFYYIFGFLFLVFLILIVTCAEITIVLCYFQLCGEDYLWWWRSYLTSGSSALYLFLYATFYFFTKLEITKLVSGLLYFGYMLIASYAFFVLTGTIGFCACFWFTRLIYSSVKVD